GCGGGCGCTCCTGTACGAGTACCGGTTCACCACCGGGAAAGAACTGCTGGGCGACCGGGCGTGGTGGCACCGCGAACTCATCGGTGACTACCTGCCACCCGTCGACGCCGACCGGGTCCGCAGGTTCGTGTCCTGACAGCTGTGGGTATCCCGTGCCCGCGGCAGGGCCGCTGAGGGCGGGAGGAAGCGATGCTGGGCTGGCTCGATCGTGTGCAGCAGCGCAGCCGGGCGGCCGGCTTCGTCATCGCGGTCATCTACAAGTACGTCGACGACCAGTCCAACTACCTGGCCGCGCTGATCACCTACTACGCATTCGTCTCGTTGTTCCCGCTGTTGCTGCTGCTCACCACGGCGCTGGGGGTGCTACTGCGGGAACGGCCCGAGTGGCGTGAGCAGATCGTGGACTCCGCAATCAGCCAGCTGCCGTTGCTCGGCAACCAGCTCAGTGAGCCCAACGCGCTCAGCGGCGGCACGGCCGCGGTGGTGATCGGCATCGCCGGCGCGCTCTACGGCGGTCTCGGCGTCGGCACGGCGGTGCAGAACGCCATGGACACCGTGTGGGCGGTGCCCCGGTACGTACGGCCGGACCCGATCAAGGCCCGTCTGCGCAGCCTGATGTTGTTGATCGTGTTCGGGTCGGCGTTGATCGCCACGACCCTGCTCACCGCGATCGGGCGGAGTTGGGCCGCCCTCGGCATTGTCGGGACCGGAGCCGTCGTATTCGCCTCGCTGGTCCTCAACACCACGGTCTGCGTCGCCGTGTTCCGGGTGTCCACGGTGCGGGAGTTGAGCATCCGGCAGGTACTGCCCGGGGCGGTGGTCGCCGCGGTGTTGTGGCAGCTGCTGCAGTGGTTCGGCGCGACCTACGTCGCCCGCGTGGTCGCGTCGGCCAGTGTGACCAACAGCGTGTTCGCCATCGTGCTGGGTCTGCTCGCGTTCCTGTACCTGGTGGCCACCTCACTGTTGGTGTGCGCCCAGATCAACGCGGTGCGCGTGGACCGGCTGCACCCGCGGGCGCTGCTGACGCCGTTCACCGACAACGTCGACCTGACCGTCGCCGACCGCCGCGTATATACCGGACAGGCCGAAGCCCAGCAGGCCAAGGGATTTCAGCGGGTCGACGTCAGCTTCGACGAACCCGGCACCGCGAACGATCCGGGGGACAACGTTTGCCCCGGGCGCGGCGAGGGTACCGCCGAAGCTGACCGTGAGAGAGGGGAATCCGCGTGAGTGTCACCAGTCGTGCCCGGTCGATCACCCGCTTCGGGGTGAAGGTTCAGCGTCGGATCGTGATCGTGCAGGCCTTGGTGTGGCCCACGCTGATCGTGACCGGGGCGGCAGTCGGCACCGCGGCGGCCCTCGCCGTCAGGCACCGCCGAGACACGGCGCCCTGGTCCCCGGATGCTGTCCCGGACTGAGCACGCGGGGCACCGTCCACCGACGATGACCTGACCGGTGTCGGACGCCGACGCGGGCGATCAGGCGAGCATGTCCGAGCACGAGTCCTCATCGCCGAGCACGCCGGTACGGAACGCGTCGATCCGGGCGAAGCCGGCGGGTGCGGCCTTGCCGTTGACGTCACTGGCGGCGAGGCCGTTGGTGAGTAGCCCCGCGACCGCCTCGTCGAGGTCGCCCGCAGTCAACGCCACGGTGTTCCCGTCGGGGGTGCGCACCTCCCGTGCGAGCTTTCGGGTGGCGACTCCGGTGAGGCAGGCTGTGCGTAGGCCTGCCGTGGCGCCGTCGAGGGCCAGGCCGCGTGCATTCTGGAGCGACAACATCTGGCGTGAGATCAGCACGGAGTACGCGGTGTTGTCACCGGTCAGGCCCGCCGGGCCCGCGGACGCCGCGCCGAGTTTCTTCAGGCCGGCGAGGTCGACCGCGAGGGTGTTGGTGGCCGGGCAGAAGGAGACCGGCGGTGTCGCCCGCACTCCCGCGCACTTGGCCGCAACGGCGCTGTCGAAGACGAGCTTCGGTTCCTCGGATATCGCGAACAGGATATTCATCGCGGCGACAACCGATTTCACCGACTCCCGCGAGACCGGCCAGTTACCGGTCTGGCCGCGTTGCAGAGCAACCGGCAGGTCGCCGCGCCGCTGCCGGACCTCCTCGACGGTGATCTGGCGACATGTCGCCGGGCCGCCGGTGAAGCCGAACTGGAACGCCGACACCCGTTCGAAGGCCGAACCGTGTTCTCCACCGGCGGCCATCACGCGATCGCGGGTGAAGATCGGGTCGCGGAACGAGATCACGCTGGCGAGCAGGGCGTTGAGTCCGTTGCCGGTGGACAGCCTGAAGCGCTGTGAATCGCCCTCGGCCACCCAGCGCATATACGCGCCGGCGAAGCAGTCGGCCTGCTGCTCGGCCACCAACACCGGTGTGTTCGGTTGGTTCAGTTCGGCCTGGTACTGCACCGAATGGCCGTACTCGTGAGCGAGGACCATGCCGACGGACATCTCGCCGTAGGTTTTCTCCAGGGCGGGCAGTAACACGCCGCGGTCCCAGCCGATGGAATTGTCCGGCGGGCAGAACGCAGCATTGACCAGGCCGGCGGTGCTCTCCCCGCAGAACGTGATGGCGGAGCGGGTCTTCCTCGCATCCCAGGACAGCAGCTTGCGGACCGGCCGGAAAGGGGAGTCGAAGGTTTCGGCGAAGGCGCCGTTCCAATAGTCTTCGACGTCGCTGACGGCGGCCACCGCCAATCGGTCGATGGGTCCGTTGTCGGTGTTGGCGACGGCCCGCGACGGAATGCTCGCGCCCGGCCGCAGGCCCGACGGGCCGTCCGTGACCGGCATGCCGCCGACGGTGAACGGGTCGGCGTTTTCCGAGGTGGTCGCGGCGCAGGACATCGTGAGCACGGCCACCACCGCGACGGACGCGCGGGCGAGCCGTCCCGAGGAGGTGCGTCCACGGTCGTCGGCGCTGCGGAACCGGCCCCTTGCGGAGGTCGAGAAATGAACGTCGATGACCAGACATCCTTCCCCTAGCGCGGGCGTGCGACTCGAGAGCACGTTACCAGTGGCAGCCGCGCTACACCTCAAATACGGTGCGCAACAACGTCATGCGGCAACGCCGTGGCTTCCCGTCGGGTACCGGCCTGCGCCTTACCGTACTCCCGGCCAGCGCACACGAGATGTGGAATGGCGTTGTCGACGGCTTTTGCGAAGATGCCGGAACATGAGCGATCCGGCGGCGATCCGGACCGAGTGGCGGCAGATCATGAACCGGTACCTCCGCCGGCCGGCGGCACGGCAGAATCAGACCCGTGAGCAAAGTCGTCATCATCACCGGCGCCGGCAGCGGCATCGGCCGCGCGACCGCGCGAACACTTCTGGACGCGGGGCACCGGGTGGTCCTGGCGGGCCGGCGCCCCGAACAGCTGACCGAGACGGCGCACGGCGCGTCCGCCGCGCTGGTGGTGCCCACCGACGTCACCGATTCCGGCTCGGTGCGCGCGCTGTTCGAGCAGACCGTGTCGGCATTCGGCCGGGTCGATGTGCTGTTCAACAATGCCGGCACCTTCGGTCCGTCGGCCTCGATCGCCGATATCGACGACGAACAGTGGCACGCCGTCTGGCGCACCAACGTCGACGGCGCGGTGTTCTGCGCACGCGAGGCCGCGCGCATCATGACCGCCCAGTCCCCGCGCGGCGGACGGATCATCAACAATGGATCGATCGCCGCGCACCGTCCGCGCCCCAACAGCCTGGCCTACGCGGTGACCAAGCACGCGATCAGCGGACTGACCGCCTCGATGCTGCTCGACCTGCGCGACCTGGATATCTGCGTCACGCAGATCGACATCGGCAATGCCGCCACCGAGATGACCGGCGGCTTCACCGAGGCGAGCTTCGATGTCAAACACGTCGGGGAGATGATCTCGCACATCATCGATCTGCCGCTCGACGTCGACGTGCCCACGTTGACCGTGATGGCGCGCCGGATGCCCTATGTCGGGCGGGGTTGAGATGAGCGCACCGCGCTATGTCGTGAACTGCTCGATCCTGCTCACCGAACTGCCGCTGCTGCGCCGTCCGCAGGCGGCCCGCGACGCCGGTTTCGGCGCGGTCGAGTTCTGGTGGCCTTTCGAGCGCGCCGTCCCGGCCGACAGCGAGGTCGAGGCGTTCATCGGTGCGGTGACCGACGCCGGTGTGGCGTTGAGCGCGCTGAACTTCGCCGGCGGCGACATGGCGGCGGGGGAGCGCGGACTGTTGTCCCTCCCGGCCCGCCGCCAGGAGCTGCGTGACAACGTCGACGTCGCGTTCGGTATCGCAGATCGGTTGGGTACCAAGGCCTTCAATGCGCTCTACGGCAACCGGCTCGGCGATGTCCCGGCGTCCGAGCAGGATACGGTCGCGGCCGAGAATCTTGAGCACATCGGGCGACTGGCCGAGCGGGCCGGTGCGGTGATCCTGGTGGAGCCGCTCAGCGGGGTGGATGCCTACCCGTTGCGGACCGCCCGCGACGTCATCTCGGTGATCGAGCGGGTGAGCGGTGTGACGTCGCTGCGATTGCTGGCCGACCTGTATCACCTGAGCGTGAACGGCGACGACATCAGCGCAGTCATCGACGAGTACGGCGATCGGATCGGGCACGTGCAGATCGCCGACGCGCCCGGCCGGGGTGCCCCGGGCACCGGCACCGTGGATTTCGGCCGCCACCTCGCGGACCTGCATCGGCGCGGTTACCGCGGCAATGTCAGCCTGGAATACCGGGATGACGGCGCGGACCCGTTCGGATGGCTGCCGCGAGCGCAGCGCGGCGCGGACCTGTGGGAGCAGGCCGGGAAATGAATCAGAGCCGGGGCCCGTTGGGGCCACCGGCTCTGGTCTGCGCGATCGTCGAGATCAAAATCAGCGAGCGGAGTCCTGGAACTCGTAGCGCTGAGCCACCGCGATCAGTTCTTCACGAACCGTCGAGTCGGGCATGGCGTTGATCCGCGCGTAGAGGCGACGCCGATTGTTGGCGCGCTTCATGTTGTCGCGAAACTGCGCGAAAGACATTCTTCTCACTCCTTGAGTGCCCTGGATCACAGGGCATTTGGTTGGTCTCACTGGTCGTCAAGCGGGGGTCACCCGACTTGATCAACACCCAATGCTCCGTGTTAATTCTGGGTAAAGCAACTTAATCGGTGTGAGTTTGGATACAACAGAAGCCCATTCGCGGCGTATGGAGTGCGCCGCGTCACACCGAGCGCAGCGTCAGCAGTGTGATCTCACTGGGGGCGAACACCCGAAAAGGCGGTCCCCAGAACCCCGTTCCGCGGCTGGTGTACAGCTGGGTGCGCGCACCGTGGCGGCTCAGCCCTTGCACCGCAGGCTGATCGAGGCGGACCAGCACGTTGAACGGCCAGATCTGCCCGCCGTGGGTGTGCCCGGAGATCTGCAGATCCACCCCCGCGGCCACCGCCTGCGGAATCTGCTTGGGCTGATGGGCGAGCAGCAGCACCGGCAGCGCCGGGTCGGCGCCCGCCAATGCGGTGGCCAGATCCTCGCCGTGCCCGTGCACTCCGGAACCCTGTGCGGTCGCGTCGTCGACACCGGCGATGACCAACCGGTCCCCGCCCCGCTCGATCACCAGGTGCCGGTTGTGCAGCGCCGACCAGCCGATGCTCTCCATGTAGTCCAGCCAGCCCTGCGCCTCGTTGAAATATTCGTGGTTGCCCGTCACGTAGACCCGCGCCGCGCTCGCCCGCACCGACGCCAGCGGGCTCGCCTGATTGCGGCGCCGCTGGACCGTTCCGTCGGCGATGTCACCCACGTGGCAGACCACGTCGGCATCGAGGTCGTTGACCCGGGCCACCATGTCCGCCGACCACTGCGCGCGGTCCAGCGGTCCGTAGTGGGTATCGGTGATCATCGCGACCCGTAGACCATCCAGCCCGCGGCCCAGCCGGGGGATCTGCACCTCGATCGGCCGCACCCGCGGCACCCGCATCGCCTCGACGTAGCCCCAGACCAGCAGCGCGGCCGAGACCACGAGCACCGCCGCGGCGATCACGCGGGACCGCACCGGGTCCTCGACGCCGGCGGCCAGCAGCACCAGGTGCGCCACATTGCCCAGCACCGACCAGACGAAGAGCACCCACATCACGCCGAGCAGCGCGTCACCCACGGCCGCGGGCAGATCACGATGGCGCCCGTGCCCGGTGAACAGCAGCGTCGGCAGGGCGATCAGCGCCGCGACGAACAGCGCGGTGCCCCCGACCACCACAGCGGTCGGCCAAGCCGCGCCGGCGATCAGCAGCGTCCACCACGGCACGCCGAACAACAGGGCCAGCACGGCGGTCACGACGACGGTGCGGCGCCACCGGCCACCGCGGGGCGGATGCGCAGCTTCTTCGACGATCTCGGCCGGGTTGTCGGTCATCCCTCGACGGTACCGACGGTCGAGCGGTCAGCCGGGCAGCGTTTCCCCGCCGATCGGCGCCAGCACCTCGCCGCTGTAGTAGGAGGACAGCCGGCCGGCGGCGAAGAACACGTAGGAGGGGGCGATCTCGTCGGGTTGGGCCGCACGGCCCATCGGGGCCTGTTCCCCGAAGCTCGCGGTCTTCTCCGCATCCATCGTCGCGGGGATCAGCGGCGTCCAAACAGGACCGGGTGCAACACAATTGACGCGGATACCGCGATCGCGCAGGGCCTGGGACAGCGAGTACGTCAATGCGATGACGGCGCCCTTGGTCGCCGAGTAGTCGATCAATGTCTTGTTGCCGCGTAATCCGTTGATGGAGGCGGTGTCCTCGACGGGGGACTGGTAGGCCACGTTGTTCACCAGGATGTCGAGGCCGCCCAACGCCGCGACGGTGTCGGTGACCACCTGTCGGCAATGTGCCGGATCTGCCAGGTCGCCGGGCAGCGCGACACCTCGGCGTCCCTCGGCCTCGATCAGGCCGACGGTGTGCTCGGCGTCGTCGGTCTCGTCGAGGTAGGCGATCGCCACGTCGGCGCCCTCCTTGGCGAAGGCCGCCGCCACCGCCCGGCCGATGCCGGAGTCACCGCCGGTGATCAGCGCACGTTTCCCGGCCAACAGGTCACGGCCGACGTAGTCGGCCATCTCATCGCGGGGCTGAGGGTCCATCTCGTCGGTGTGCCCCGGGTAGGGGATGGTGCCGTGCGGTGCGGGATCGGATGAGTCGGTGGCAATGGGCCGTTTCATACCCACGGCGCTGCGGGAGCAATCGCGGATGAAATATCGGAACGGCCCCGGGAGGACACACCGGGGCCGTTCCGTGGGGATGGAGCTTCCCGCTCCGTAAAGATCTGGGATTCGTGTGCTGCGGGTGAATCGCGCTCGACGAATGGGTTTCGCACTCAACTGTGGGTCCCGCCGCAAGGGCGAGACCCACAGATGAGGTGTCGGGACTACTTGGCGTTCTCGGCCGTCTCCTGGCGGGCCTCGGCGGCACCTGCTGCCGCTCGGGCGGCCTCGGCCTCGGCTTCCTTCTTCGCCACATCACGCTGGGCGTCGGCCTTGTCCTGCTGGGCCTTGCCCTCTTCCTTCAGGGAGTCGTTGTCGGTGACGATCCCCGCCACTTCCTTGACCTTGCCCTTGACGTCTTCGACCACACCGCTCACGGCATTCTCGGGTCCAGTGTCAGCCATCATGGTTCCTCTCGGTCGATGTTGATCGCTGGCAGGGGATTACCCACAAGATCAGTCGACCAGTCTCCGGAGTGACATAGATCACCATCGGTGTTCAGACCTCCATCCGGGAGCCCACCAGGATGGTCCGGTCCTGCGGCAGGTTGAAGTACCCGGCGGCGTCGGCGGTGAGCAACGATGTCGCGACGAAGAGCCTTTTCCGCCACCCCACCATGTCGGTGTTGTCCCCGGGCACCAGTTCCAGGTGGGACAGGAAGAACGACGCCCGGTCCAGATCGATACCGCCCTCGGTGATTTCGGCGGGCAGCATGTGCAGGGCCGCGGGGACGTCGGGCCGTTCCATGTAGCCGGCGTGGACGAGCACGTGCACGATGCCGTCATCGCGGTAGCCCAGCGCATCCACGGCGATGCGCTCCTCATCGGAAAGGCGCGGCACCGGCAGTGTTTCCACCGACACGATGATCACGTGCTCGTGCAGCACATGGTTGTGCTCGACGTTGGCGCGCATGGCCAGTGGGGTGGTGTCATCGTGGCGGTTGAGGAAGATCGCGGTCCCGGGCACCCGGGTCAGCGCCGGCCGCCGGGTGGCCAGCTCGGCGATGAACGGCCGCAGCGGGCCCTCGATCTCGCGCCGGGCATCGGTCACCAGATGCCGGCCGCGCTGCCAGGTGGTCATCACGGTGAACATGAAGATGGCGATCACCAGCGGCAGCCAGGCGCCGTGTACCAGCTTGGTCAGGTTGGCGGCGAGGAACATCAGGTCGACCGTCAACAGCAGCCCGCCTCCGGAGAGCAGCAACCACAGCGGCCACTTCCATTGCTGGCGTGCGTAATACAGGAACAACAGGGTGGTGATGGTGATGGTGCCGCTGACGGCCATGCCGAATGCGTACGCCAGGGCCGCGGAGGTCTCGAATGCGAAGACCAGCGTCAACACCGCCACCATCAGCACCCAGTTGATCCACGGCACATAGATCTGGCCGATCGCGCGGGCGGAGGTATGCGTGATCCGCAGCCGCGGCAGGTAACCCAGTTGGACGGCCTGGGACACCACCGAGAAGGCCCCGGTGATCACCGCCTGGGACGCGATCACGGTGGCCGCCGTCGCCAGCAGCACCAACGGCAATCGAGCCCACTGGGGGGCCAGCAGGAAAAACGGGGCGGTGTGGGTGTTCTCGTCGAGCAGGAGCAGCGCGCCCTGCCCGAAATAGCTCAGCGTGCAGGCCGGCAGCACCAGACCCAGCCAGCCGACCACGATGGCACGTCGGCCGAAATGGCCCATATCGGCGTAGAGCGCCTCGGCGCCGGTGACCGCCAGCACGATCGCGGCCAGCGCGAAGAACGCGATATGAAAGTGCCCGGCCATGAACGAGATCGCGTGCGTGGGGGACAGCGCGGCGAGAATGCCCGGGTTGGAGGCGATCCCGCCGACCCCGCACGCCCCGATCGCGAGGAACCACAGAATCATCACCGGCCCGAAGAACCGGCCGACGACGGCGGTGCCCTGCCGTTGCACACAGAACAGCGCCACGATGATCACCGCGGTGATGGGCACCACCCAGTCCGCGAGATCCGGCTCCAGGGTCTTGAGTCCTTCGACGGCCGACAGCACCGAGATCGCCGGGGTGATCATGGAATCGCCGAAGAACAGTGCCGCGCCGAAGAGCCCGAGGAAGCCCAGCATGATGGACGTGCGGTGGCCGCGGGTGGCGGCCCCGCGCCGCAGCAGGGTGATCAGCGCCATGATGCCACCCTCGCCGTGGTTGTCCGCGCGCATCACCAGCACGACGTAGGTGAGGGTGACGATCACCATGACCGACCAGAAGATCAGCGACACGACGCCGTACAGGTTGGCCTCGGTCAGCGGCACCGGGTGCGGATCGGCGGGGTTGAAGACGGTCTGCAGCGTGTAGATCGGGCTGGTGCCGATATCGCCGAACACCACGCCCAGGGCGCCGACGATGATCGCCAGGCGCAGCGGCCGAACGGTGTGCGGTGCCTGGACCGGTTTGTCTTCGAGCATGCCCCCAATCATGGGGTGCCGCCGCTGATCGCCGGCGGTTTCGCGGTGATCGGTTGCTACCCGTGGGTGTCCAGCGCCGGGTGCAGAGCCACCTCCTGGGTCTTCACCACGAAGAACACGGTCTGGCCGATCTGCAGGTCGAGATCGGCCAGTGCCGCCGCGGTGATGTCGGCGGCCAGACCGGCCGACCCGTCGGGCTGCTCGGTGCCGCGTACCCGGACGGTGCTGCCGTGCATGTCCACCTCGGCGATCTGCACGGCGAGGACATTGCGCGGGCTCGCGTGCGGGGGCGTCAGATGCACTGCGACCGCGGCGGGCCGGAACAGCGCCACCGCCCCGTCGCCGGGTGCCACGGTCGAGATACCGGAAATCTCTGTGCCCCAAGCCGTCCGAAGCGTGCCCTGGGCGCCGAGCACACCCGGCACCAGGTTGACACCGGCGATCCGGGCGGCGAAGTCGCTGCGCGGAGTGCTGAGCACCTCGCGCACCGGCCCGCTCTCCACCACCCGGCCGCGGTCGATGACGACCACCTGGTCGGCGACGGTCAGCGCGTCGAGCAGATCGTGGGTGACGACGATCGCGGTGCGGCCGGCAGTGCGCAGGACGTCGCGCATCAGGCGGCGCATCGCCGGGGCGGCGGTGACATCGAGGGCGGCCAGTGGCTCGTCGAGCAGCAGCAGACGCGGTTCGGCGGCCAGCGCCCGGGCCAGGGCGACCCGCTGCGCCTGCCCGCCGGAGAGCTGGGCGGGTTTGCGATCGGCCAGGTCGCCGGCGTCGACCGCGTCGAGCCAGTGCCGCGCCGACGCGTTGGCGGCCCGCCGCGGCATTCCCCGGCACCGTGGTGCGTAGCCGACATTGGCCAGCACGCTCAGGTGCGGGAACAGCATCGCCTGTTGCGAGAGCATCGCCACGCCCCGGGCGTGGGTGGGCAGGAAGGTGCCGGTGGCGGTGTCGGTGAGCACGGTGTCATCCACGGCGATGCGTCCGGCGTCGGGCCGCAGCAGGCCGGCGATCAACTGCAGCAACGTCGACTTGCCGGCCCCGTTCGGCCCGAGCACGGCGAGCACCTCACCGTGGGCGAGCGTCACCTCCAGCTCGACACCGCGCTGCTCCAGCCGGGCCTGCACAGCGACACCACTCACTTGAGCCGGATCGTTCGCTCCGCTCACAGGGGACCCGCCAAACGTCTTCCGGCCGAGGCGATCACGATGCCCGCGGCCACCACGATCAGCAGCAGTGAGAGCGCGACCGCGGAGTCGGCATCGGTTTCGCGTTGCAGGTAGATCTCCAGCGGCAGCGTCCTGGTGACCCCCTGCAGGGACCCGGCGAAGGTCAGCGTCGCCCCGAACTCACCGAGGGAGCGGGCGAACGCCAGTACCGCCCCGGAGATCAGCCCGGGCAGCACCAGCGGCAGCGTCACGGTGCGCAGCACGGTGCTCGGCCGGGCGCCGAGGGTGGCCGCGATGCGGTCGTAGCCCGTGCCCGCCGTCCGCAGCGCGCCCTCCAGGCTGACCACCAGGAACGGCAGCGACACGAAGGACTGCGCGAGCACCACCGCGGTGGTGGAGAACGCGATCCGGATGCCCCACAACTCCAGGTGGTGGCCGAGCAGGCCCTGGCGGCCGAAGGTGTAGAGCAGCGCGATGCCGCCCACCACCGGCGGCAGGACCAGGGGCAGCAGGACCAGCGCCCGCAGCACGCGCAGTCCGGGGAACCGGGCGCGGGCCAGCACCAGCGCCATCGGCACCCCGAGTGCCACGCAGACCAGCGTGCTGGTCGCGGCGGTCTGCACACTCAATATCAGGGCCGCGCGCGAAGATTCGGAGCTGATGAGGGGGATGAAGTTGGGCCAGTCGACCCTGCCCAGCAGGGCGATCAGCGGCACCAGCACGAAGAGTGCGCCGACCGCCGCCGGAAGATAGATCCAGGCCGGCAACCCCGGCACGCTGTGTGGGGAGTTGCTCACGGCGCGGCAAAGCCCGCCGCGGAAAGGATCTCGCGACCGTCGGCACTCCTGACCAGGTCGACGAACTGCTGGGCCGCCGTCGGGTCGGCTGCGTCCTTCAGCACGGTGATCGGGTAGGTGTTCACGGCGTCGCCGGCCTCCGGGAATGCGATGGCCGCCACCTGGTCCCGGGCGGCCGCGGCGTCGGTGACGTACACCAGCCCCGCATCGGCTTGTCCGGT
This region of Mycolicibacterium diernhoferi genomic DNA includes:
- a CDS encoding neutral zinc metallopeptidase — its product is MSCAATTSENADPFTVGGMPVTDGPSGLRPGASIPSRAVANTDNGPIDRLAVAAVSDVEDYWNGAFAETFDSPFRPVRKLLSWDARKTRSAITFCGESTAGLVNAAFCPPDNSIGWDRGVLLPALEKTYGEMSVGMVLAHEYGHSVQYQAELNQPNTPVLVAEQQADCFAGAYMRWVAEGDSQRFRLSTGNGLNALLASVISFRDPIFTRDRVMAAGGEHGSAFERVSAFQFGFTGGPATCRQITVEEVRQRRGDLPVALQRGQTGNWPVSRESVKSVVAAMNILFAISEEPKLVFDSAVAAKCAGVRATPPVSFCPATNTLAVDLAGLKKLGAASAGPAGLTGDNTAYSVLISRQMLSLQNARGLALDGATAGLRTACLTGVATRKLAREVRTPDGNTVALTAGDLDEAVAGLLTNGLAASDVNGKAAPAGFARIDAFRTGVLGDEDSCSDMLA
- a CDS encoding ABC transporter permease encodes the protein MSNSPHSVPGLPAWIYLPAAVGALFVLVPLIALLGRVDWPNFIPLISSESSRAALILSVQTAATSTLVCVALGVPMALVLARARFPGLRVLRALVLLPLVLPPVVGGIALLYTFGRQGLLGHHLELWGIRIAFSTTAVVLAQSFVSLPFLVVSLEGALRTAGTGYDRIAATLGARPSTVLRTVTLPLVLPGLISGAVLAFARSLGEFGATLTFAGSLQGVTRTLPLEIYLQRETDADSAVALSLLLIVVAAGIVIASAGRRLAGPL
- a CDS encoding SDR family oxidoreductase, producing the protein MRPVSKVVIITGAGSGIGRATARTLLDAGHRVVLAGRRPEQLTETAHGASAALVVPTDVTDSGSVRALFEQTVSAFGRVDVLFNNAGTFGPSASIADIDDEQWHAVWRTNVDGAVFCAREAARIMTAQSPRGGRIINNGSIAAHRPRPNSLAYAVTKHAISGLTASMLLDLRDLDICVTQIDIGNAATEMTGGFTEASFDVKHVGEMISHIIDLPLDVDVPTLTVMARRMPYVGRG
- a CDS encoding SDR family oxidoreductase, with product MKRPIATDSSDPAPHGTIPYPGHTDEMDPQPRDEMADYVGRDLLAGKRALITGGDSGIGRAVAAAFAKEGADVAIAYLDETDDAEHTVGLIEAEGRRGVALPGDLADPAHCRQVVTDTVAALGGLDILVNNVAYQSPVEDTASINGLRGNKTLIDYSATKGAVIALTYSLSQALRDRGIRVNCVAPGPVWTPLIPATMDAEKTASFGEQAPMGRAAQPDEIAPSYVFFAAGRLSSYYSGEVLAPIGGETLPG
- a CDS encoding YihY/virulence factor BrkB family protein; the encoded protein is MLGWLDRVQQRSRAAGFVIAVIYKYVDDQSNYLAALITYYAFVSLFPLLLLLTTALGVLLRERPEWREQIVDSAISQLPLLGNQLSEPNALSGGTAAVVIGIAGALYGGLGVGTAVQNAMDTVWAVPRYVRPDPIKARLRSLMLLIVFGSALIATTLLTAIGRSWAALGIVGTGAVVFASLVLNTTVCVAVFRVSTVRELSIRQVLPGAVVAAVLWQLLQWFGATYVARVVASASVTNSVFAIVLGLLAFLYLVATSLLVCAQINAVRVDRLHPRALLTPFTDNVDLTVADRRVYTGQAEAQQAKGFQRVDVSFDEPGTANDPGDNVCPGRGEGTAEADRERGESA
- a CDS encoding potassium transporter Kup — protein: MLEDKPVQAPHTVRPLRLAIIVGALGVVFGDIGTSPIYTLQTVFNPADPHPVPLTEANLYGVVSLIFWSVMVIVTLTYVVLVMRADNHGEGGIMALITLLRRGAATRGHRTSIMLGFLGLFGAALFFGDSMITPAISVLSAVEGLKTLEPDLADWVVPITAVIIVALFCVQRQGTAVVGRFFGPVMILWFLAIGACGVGGIASNPGILAALSPTHAISFMAGHFHIAFFALAAIVLAVTGAEALYADMGHFGRRAIVVGWLGLVLPACTLSYFGQGALLLLDENTHTAPFFLLAPQWARLPLVLLATAATVIASQAVITGAFSVVSQAVQLGYLPRLRITHTSARAIGQIYVPWINWVLMVAVLTLVFAFETSAALAYAFGMAVSGTITITTLLFLYYARQQWKWPLWLLLSGGGLLLTVDLMFLAANLTKLVHGAWLPLVIAIFMFTVMTTWQRGRHLVTDARREIEGPLRPFIAELATRRPALTRVPGTAIFLNRHDDTTPLAMRANVEHNHVLHEHVIIVSVETLPVPRLSDEERIAVDALGYRDDGIVHVLVHAGYMERPDVPAALHMLPAEITEGGIDLDRASFFLSHLELVPGDNTDMVGWRKRLFVATSLLTADAAGYFNLPQDRTILVGSRMEV
- the mbp1 gene encoding microaggregate-binding protein 1, with product MADTGPENAVSGVVEDVKGKVKEVAGIVTDNDSLKEEGKAQQDKADAQRDVAKKEAEAEAARAAAGAAEARQETAENAK
- a CDS encoding hydroxypyruvate isomerase family protein, which encodes MSAPRYVVNCSILLTELPLLRRPQAARDAGFGAVEFWWPFERAVPADSEVEAFIGAVTDAGVALSALNFAGGDMAAGERGLLSLPARRQELRDNVDVAFGIADRLGTKAFNALYGNRLGDVPASEQDTVAAENLEHIGRLAERAGAVILVEPLSGVDAYPLRTARDVISVIERVSGVTSLRLLADLYHLSVNGDDISAVIDEYGDRIGHVQIADAPGRGAPGTGTVDFGRHLADLHRRGYRGNVSLEYRDDGADPFGWLPRAQRGADLWEQAGK
- a CDS encoding metallophosphoesterase produces the protein MTDNPAEIVEEAAHPPRGGRWRRTVVVTAVLALLFGVPWWTLLIAGAAWPTAVVVGGTALFVAALIALPTLLFTGHGRHRDLPAAVGDALLGVMWVLFVWSVLGNVAHLVLLAAGVEDPVRSRVIAAAVLVVSAALLVWGYVEAMRVPRVRPIEVQIPRLGRGLDGLRVAMITDTHYGPLDRAQWSADMVARVNDLDADVVCHVGDIADGTVQRRRNQASPLASVRASAARVYVTGNHEYFNEAQGWLDYMESIGWSALHNRHLVIERGGDRLVIAGVDDATAQGSGVHGHGEDLATALAGADPALPVLLLAHQPKQIPQAVAAGVDLQISGHTHGGQIWPFNVLVRLDQPAVQGLSRHGARTQLYTSRGTGFWGPPFRVFAPSEITLLTLRSV
- a CDS encoding sulfate/molybdate ABC transporter ATP-binding protein; the encoded protein is MSGVAVQARLEQRGVELEVTLAHGEVLAVLGPNGAGKSTLLQLIAGLLRPDAGRIAVDDTVLTDTATGTFLPTHARGVAMLSQQAMLFPHLSVLANVGYAPRCRGMPRRAANASARHWLDAVDAGDLADRKPAQLSGGQAQRVALARALAAEPRLLLLDEPLAALDVTAAPAMRRLMRDVLRTAGRTAIVVTHDLLDALTVADQVVVIDRGRVVESGPVREVLSTPRSDFAARIAGVNLVPGVLGAQGTLRTAWGTEISGISTVAPGDGAVALFRPAAVAVHLTPPHASPRNVLAVQIAEVDMHGSTVRVRGTEQPDGSAGLAADITAAALADLDLQIGQTVFFVVKTQEVALHPALDTHG